Proteins from a single region of Bogoriella caseilytica:
- the sucB gene encoding 2-oxoglutarate dehydrogenase, E2 component, dihydrolipoamide succinyltransferase: MSESVKMPALGESVTEGTVTRWLKSVGDTIEVDEPLLEVSTDKVDTEVPSPVAGTLEKILVDEDETVEVGAELAVVGDGSGGGESGSGEESGSAEAEPEEPAAEEAEPEAAVDGGENDQETEAASASGDAESTGDGSGSEDASGEAVTMPALGESVTEGTITRWLKAEGDTVEVDEPLLEVSTDKVDTEVPSPVAGTVVKLLAEEDETVEVGAELAIIGSGNAASASSPEKPAEEAQPAKDEKPAPEKKPEPEPEPEDDAPAVQPGTTAPATDKAEKAESGETPARAEESGGRTAAASASYVTPLVRKLAHSKGVDLSTLEGTGVGGRIRKQDVEAAAQAAEEAKSAPKASAPSAPAEPAKAVEPSPLRGTQEKAPRIRQVIARRMKESLEVSAQLTQVQEVDMTRIVQLRAKAKDGFAKQNGAKLTYLPFLAKAVTEALKQHPKLNAEYNEESQQITYHEKEHLSFAVDTEKGLMVPVIDDAGSLNLAGLAQKIADVAERTRTNKIKPDELSGGTFTITNIGSVGALFDTPIINQPQVAILGTGTIEKRPAVVTDADGNDTIGIRHLMYLSLTYDHRLVDGADAGRFLQTVKARLEEGAFASELGL, from the coding sequence ATGTCTGAGTCCGTGAAGATGCCCGCCCTGGGCGAATCAGTCACCGAGGGCACCGTGACCCGGTGGCTGAAGTCCGTCGGGGACACCATTGAGGTCGACGAGCCCTTGCTCGAGGTCTCTACCGACAAGGTCGACACCGAGGTCCCCTCCCCCGTGGCGGGCACCCTGGAGAAGATTCTCGTCGACGAGGACGAAACCGTCGAGGTCGGCGCCGAGCTGGCTGTCGTGGGCGATGGCTCGGGCGGCGGCGAGTCCGGCTCCGGTGAAGAGTCCGGTTCTGCCGAGGCCGAGCCCGAGGAGCCCGCTGCCGAGGAAGCCGAGCCCGAAGCCGCCGTCGACGGCGGAGAGAACGACCAGGAGACTGAGGCCGCCAGCGCCAGTGGCGACGCCGAGTCCACCGGCGACGGCAGTGGCTCCGAGGACGCCTCGGGCGAGGCCGTCACCATGCCGGCGCTCGGTGAATCGGTGACCGAGGGAACGATCACCCGCTGGCTCAAGGCCGAAGGGGACACCGTGGAGGTCGACGAGCCGCTGCTCGAAGTCTCCACCGACAAGGTCGACACCGAGGTCCCCTCCCCCGTGGCGGGCACCGTGGTCAAGCTCCTGGCCGAGGAGGACGAGACCGTCGAGGTGGGTGCCGAGCTGGCCATCATCGGCTCCGGCAATGCCGCATCGGCGAGCTCGCCCGAGAAGCCGGCCGAGGAGGCCCAGCCCGCAAAGGACGAGAAGCCCGCGCCGGAGAAGAAGCCCGAGCCCGAGCCGGAACCTGAGGACGACGCTCCGGCAGTCCAGCCGGGTACGACCGCTCCCGCCACCGACAAGGCGGAGAAGGCCGAATCCGGTGAGACGCCGGCACGCGCCGAGGAGTCCGGCGGCAGGACCGCCGCTGCTTCGGCGAGCTACGTGACTCCGCTGGTGCGCAAGCTGGCACACAGCAAGGGCGTGGATCTCTCCACTCTGGAGGGCACCGGCGTCGGTGGTCGTATCCGCAAGCAGGACGTGGAGGCGGCTGCTCAGGCGGCCGAGGAGGCGAAGTCCGCTCCGAAGGCTTCGGCCCCCAGCGCTCCCGCCGAGCCCGCGAAGGCAGTCGAGCCTTCGCCGCTGCGTGGCACGCAGGAGAAGGCTCCGCGCATCCGCCAGGTCATTGCCCGCCGGATGAAGGAGTCCCTCGAGGTCTCCGCTCAGCTCACCCAGGTGCAAGAGGTGGACATGACGCGCATCGTGCAGCTGCGCGCCAAGGCCAAGGATGGTTTCGCCAAGCAGAACGGCGCCAAGCTCACCTACCTGCCCTTCCTCGCCAAGGCTGTGACCGAGGCACTCAAGCAGCACCCGAAGCTGAACGCCGAGTACAACGAGGAGAGCCAGCAGATCACCTACCACGAGAAGGAGCACCTCTCCTTCGCCGTGGACACCGAGAAGGGCCTGATGGTCCCGGTGATCGACGACGCGGGCAGCCTCAATCTCGCCGGTCTCGCGCAGAAGATCGCCGACGTCGCCGAGCGCACGCGTACGAACAAGATCAAGCCGGACGAGCTCTCCGGTGGCACCTTCACGATCACCAACATCGGTTCCGTCGGGGCGCTGTTCGACACCCCGATCATCAACCAGCCGCAGGTGGCGATTCTGGGCACCGGCACGATCGAGAAGCGCCCGGCCGTGGTGACCGACGCCGACGGCAACGACACGATCGGTATCCGTCATCTGATGTACCTGTCGCTGACCTACGACCACCGCTTGGTCGATGGCGCCGACGCCGGCCGTTTCCTGCAGACGGTCAAGGCCCGCCTGGAAGAAGGCGCCTTCGCCTCGGAGCTCGGTCTCTGA
- a CDS encoding DUF3043 domain-containing protein, giving the protein MIRRKNSPAQAPADDVPAAEGGSTTSPGKKGRPTPKRRQAEALNKRPLVVNDRKEAKRIARQKRQEAYLKQREAMRSGNERYLPLRDKGKPRRWVRDYVDARWSIAEFFMPVALLMIVAMMIVAAFPQIANYMILGTYGVLVLSLADSLFMVWRVKRKLRQRFSEDEIPRWTGLYAFFRSFYLRRMRQPDPQVKRGEFPA; this is encoded by the coding sequence GTGATTCGTCGAAAGAACTCCCCTGCGCAGGCCCCGGCCGATGACGTCCCCGCCGCCGAAGGGGGCTCGACGACGAGCCCTGGCAAGAAGGGGCGTCCCACCCCGAAGCGCAGGCAGGCTGAGGCGTTGAATAAGCGACCTCTGGTGGTCAACGACCGCAAGGAGGCCAAGCGCATCGCCCGTCAGAAGCGCCAGGAGGCGTACCTGAAGCAGCGCGAGGCCATGCGGTCAGGGAACGAGCGCTACCTGCCACTGCGCGACAAGGGCAAGCCCCGCCGATGGGTGCGGGACTACGTGGACGCCCGCTGGTCAATCGCCGAGTTCTTCATGCCGGTGGCGCTGCTGATGATCGTGGCGATGATGATCGTGGCGGCCTTCCCGCAGATCGCGAACTACATGATCCTCGGCACCTACGGCGTGCTGGTGCTCTCGCTCGCGGACTCGCTGTTCATGGTCTGGCGCGTCAAGCGGAAGCTCCGCCAGCGCTTCTCTGAGGATGAGATCCCGCGGTGGACCGGTCTGTACGCCTTCTTCCGCAGCTTCTACCTCCGCCGCATGCGTCAGCCGGATCCGCAGGTCAAGCGCGGCGAGTTCCCCGCCTAG
- a CDS encoding leucyl aminopeptidase, which translates to MTNIALTTKNPATVDADALVVAVAKSTGKTTEPQLIAPEVPPKALKGIAASLSALGATGSVGEVLKVPAGEGISATVLVLTGIGTLDDAEAPETESLRRAAGSAARALAGTVSAVLALPAADPVAVAAISEGALMGAYAYRTYRSESTEPVRELTLAVAGARQKETKEAFEAAVIVAEAVAGARDLVNAPPRDLYPETFADAAKAAAKGTKVSVNVLDEKALAAGGYGGLLGVGQGSSRPPRLVKISYSPARAKKHYALVGKGITFDSGGLSLKPGKGMETMKLDMAGAATVLHAVLAVAKQGLPIKVTGWLALAENMPSGTAQRPSDVITIRGGKTVEVLNTDAEGRLVMADALVAAVEESPDAVLDIATLTGAQVVALGSKVGGVMGDEGLRSDVVAAAERVGEQFWPMPLPAEMRSGLDSPVADLANISANREGGMLTAGLFLQEFVGSTPWAHLDVAGPAFHEGSPEGYTVKGGTGMGLRTLVGLLAAASVKTA; encoded by the coding sequence GTGACGAACATCGCGCTGACTACCAAGAATCCCGCCACCGTCGATGCCGACGCCCTGGTCGTTGCCGTGGCGAAGTCCACGGGCAAGACGACGGAGCCGCAGCTCATCGCACCGGAGGTCCCGCCGAAGGCACTCAAGGGCATTGCCGCCTCACTGAGCGCACTGGGTGCCACGGGCTCGGTGGGCGAGGTGCTCAAGGTGCCCGCCGGCGAAGGGATCTCCGCCACGGTGCTGGTGCTCACCGGCATCGGCACCCTCGACGACGCCGAAGCGCCGGAGACCGAGTCCCTGCGCCGCGCTGCGGGTTCCGCCGCCCGCGCGCTCGCTGGCACCGTCTCCGCCGTGCTCGCGCTGCCCGCGGCCGACCCGGTCGCTGTCGCCGCGATCAGCGAAGGGGCGCTCATGGGCGCCTACGCCTACCGCACCTACCGCTCGGAGAGCACCGAGCCGGTGCGTGAGCTCACTCTGGCGGTGGCCGGAGCCCGCCAGAAGGAGACCAAGGAGGCCTTCGAGGCTGCCGTCATCGTGGCCGAGGCGGTCGCCGGAGCCCGCGACCTGGTCAACGCCCCGCCGCGCGACCTCTACCCCGAAACCTTCGCCGACGCCGCCAAGGCCGCCGCGAAGGGCACCAAGGTCTCGGTCAACGTCCTCGATGAGAAGGCTCTGGCCGCGGGCGGCTACGGCGGCCTGCTCGGTGTGGGTCAGGGCTCCTCTCGCCCGCCGCGCCTGGTCAAGATCAGCTACTCGCCGGCCCGGGCGAAGAAGCACTACGCACTGGTGGGCAAGGGCATCACCTTCGACTCCGGTGGCCTCTCGCTCAAGCCCGGCAAGGGCATGGAGACCATGAAGCTCGACATGGCCGGCGCGGCTACGGTGCTGCACGCCGTGCTCGCCGTGGCCAAGCAAGGGCTCCCGATCAAGGTCACCGGCTGGCTCGCACTCGCGGAGAACATGCCCTCGGGCACCGCGCAGCGCCCCTCGGACGTGATCACGATCCGCGGTGGCAAGACCGTGGAGGTGCTCAACACCGACGCCGAGGGCCGCCTGGTCATGGCCGATGCCCTGGTGGCTGCGGTGGAGGAGTCCCCGGACGCCGTGCTGGACATCGCCACCCTGACCGGGGCACAGGTCGTGGCCCTGGGTTCCAAGGTCGGCGGAGTCATGGGCGACGAGGGCCTGCGCTCCGATGTGGTGGCGGCTGCCGAGCGGGTGGGCGAGCAGTTCTGGCCCATGCCTCTGCCGGCGGAGATGCGCTCGGGCCTGGATTCCCCCGTGGCCGATCTCGCGAACATCTCCGCCAACCGCGAGGGAGGCATGCTCACCGCTGGGCTCTTCCTCCAGGAGTTCGTCGGCTCCACCCCCTGGGCGCACCTGGACGTGGCCGGACCGGCCTTCCACGAGGGCAGCCCCGAGGGCTACACCGTCAAGGGAGGCACCGGCATGGGCCTGCGTACGCTCGTCGGTCTCCTGGCTGCGGCCTCGGTCAAGACGGCCTGA
- a CDS encoding dipeptidase, with protein MTSTTTEQLRARVAELFPQLRTDLENLVRIPSVSAFPENAAELDHSAAAVADLLRAAGMPEVETVTATNATGEVSRPAVIARRPAPAGAPTVLLYAHHDVQPPGSPAAWASDPFEPTERDGRLYGRGAADDKAGIIAHLGALRALGEDLGVGVTVFIEGEEEVGSPVFADFLRAHADKLAAEVIVVADSTNWTIGTPALTTSLRGLVDCEVEVRVLDHALHSGMYGGPILDAVTLASRLIATFHDEHGDVAVSGLAGSAQADVDYPEADLRRDAGVVEGYELAGTAPLAARLWRQPALSIIGFDATSVARASNTLAPAARFKVSLRVAPGQRPEEAEHALHEHIRAHAPFGAQVTITAGERGQSFDGAGESEATAAARWALAEAWGSAAVDIGVGGSIPFIADLTEVFPQATVLVTGVEDPDSRAHSENESVHLGELEKAVLAEALLLARLAGAS; from the coding sequence ATGACCTCGACCACCACCGAGCAGCTGCGCGCCCGCGTCGCCGAGCTCTTCCCGCAGCTTCGCACCGACCTGGAGAACCTCGTCCGCATTCCCAGCGTCTCCGCCTTTCCGGAGAACGCTGCTGAGCTGGACCATTCCGCCGCCGCGGTCGCGGACCTGCTGCGCGCCGCCGGGATGCCCGAGGTCGAGACCGTGACAGCCACGAACGCGACCGGTGAGGTCTCGCGCCCTGCGGTCATCGCCCGCCGTCCGGCCCCCGCCGGGGCTCCCACGGTGCTGCTCTACGCCCACCACGATGTCCAGCCTCCGGGCTCGCCTGCCGCCTGGGCCAGCGACCCCTTCGAACCCACCGAGCGTGATGGGCGTTTGTACGGCCGCGGCGCTGCGGACGACAAAGCCGGGATCATTGCCCATCTCGGAGCGCTGCGGGCGCTGGGGGAGGATCTCGGCGTGGGTGTGACCGTCTTCATCGAGGGCGAGGAGGAGGTCGGTTCTCCCGTCTTCGCGGACTTCCTCCGTGCTCATGCCGACAAGCTCGCTGCCGAGGTCATCGTGGTCGCTGACTCCACGAACTGGACCATCGGCACCCCGGCCCTGACCACCTCCTTGCGCGGCCTGGTGGACTGTGAGGTAGAGGTGCGGGTTCTTGACCACGCTCTCCATTCGGGCATGTACGGCGGCCCGATCCTCGACGCCGTGACCCTCGCCTCCCGCCTGATCGCGACCTTCCATGACGAGCACGGCGACGTCGCTGTCTCGGGCCTGGCCGGAAGCGCTCAGGCGGACGTCGACTACCCCGAGGCTGATCTGCGCCGTGACGCCGGCGTCGTCGAGGGATACGAGCTCGCGGGCACGGCGCCGCTGGCCGCGAGGCTGTGGCGCCAGCCGGCACTGTCGATCATCGGCTTCGACGCCACCTCGGTGGCGCGGGCCTCGAACACGCTCGCGCCGGCGGCGCGGTTCAAGGTCTCTCTCCGGGTCGCTCCGGGGCAGCGCCCGGAGGAGGCCGAGCACGCACTCCACGAGCACATCCGCGCTCACGCACCTTTCGGTGCGCAGGTCACGATCACCGCCGGTGAGCGTGGCCAGTCCTTCGACGGCGCGGGCGAGTCAGAGGCCACGGCCGCCGCGCGCTGGGCGCTGGCCGAAGCCTGGGGGAGCGCCGCCGTCGACATCGGCGTGGGCGGATCGATCCCCTTCATCGCTGACCTCACTGAGGTCTTCCCTCAGGCGACGGTGCTGGTCACCGGCGTGGAGGACCCGGACAGCCGCGCGCACAGCGAGAACGAGTCGGTTCACCTCGGTGAGCTGGAGAAAGCGGTGCTCGCCGAAGCGCTGCTGCTCGCCCGCCTCGCAGGCGCGTCGTAG
- the lpdA gene encoding dihydrolipoyl dehydrogenase, protein MADQQVYDIVILGAGSGGYAAALRAAELGKSVALIEGDKVGGTCLHRGCIPTKALLHSGEVADTIRHSEGFGVKGSFEGIDMSAVSAFKDGVVSRLYKGLQGLVSSRKIEVIHGWGKLVAKDTVEVDGKHYQGKNVILASGSYSKTLPGLEIGGRVLTSEQALELDFVPEKAIVLGGGVIGVEFASVWASFGTEVTILEGLPNLVPNEDISLSKALERAFRKRKIAFKTNTRFAGVEQGEDSVTVSTEDGKTYEADLLLVAVGRGPATSNLGYEDLGVTMERGFVITDERLRSSVDGVYAVGDIVPGLQLAHRGFQQGIFVAEEIAGLEPAPIVESGIPRVTYAEPNVASVGLTEKEAKEEFGDDAVESLEYNLGGNGKSQILQTQGFIKLVRQKDGPIVGVHMLGDRLGELIGEGQLIVNWEAYPEDVASLIHAHPTQNEALGEAALALAGKPLHAHS, encoded by the coding sequence GTGGCTGATCAGCAGGTGTACGACATCGTCATCCTTGGCGCAGGCAGTGGCGGGTATGCAGCGGCACTGCGCGCCGCCGAACTCGGCAAGTCCGTTGCCTTGATCGAGGGCGACAAAGTGGGGGGAACCTGTCTGCACCGCGGCTGCATCCCCACCAAGGCCCTGCTGCACTCGGGCGAGGTGGCCGACACGATCCGCCATTCCGAGGGCTTCGGCGTGAAAGGCTCCTTCGAGGGCATCGACATGTCCGCCGTCTCCGCCTTCAAGGACGGCGTGGTCTCCCGGCTCTACAAGGGCCTGCAGGGCCTTGTCTCCTCCCGCAAGATTGAGGTCATCCACGGCTGGGGCAAGCTCGTGGCCAAGGACACCGTTGAGGTCGACGGCAAGCACTACCAGGGCAAGAACGTGATTCTCGCCTCAGGCTCGTACTCCAAGACCCTCCCCGGCCTGGAGATCGGCGGCCGCGTGCTCACCTCCGAGCAGGCCCTCGAGCTGGACTTCGTCCCGGAGAAGGCCATCGTGCTCGGCGGTGGCGTGATCGGGGTCGAGTTCGCCTCCGTGTGGGCCTCCTTCGGCACCGAGGTCACCATCCTCGAAGGCCTGCCGAACCTGGTGCCCAACGAGGACATCTCGCTCTCCAAGGCCCTGGAGCGCGCGTTCCGCAAGCGCAAGATCGCCTTCAAGACCAACACCCGCTTCGCCGGCGTGGAACAGGGAGAGGACAGCGTCACGGTCTCCACCGAGGACGGCAAGACCTACGAAGCCGATCTGCTGCTCGTGGCCGTGGGCCGCGGGCCTGCGACCTCGAACCTCGGCTACGAGGACCTGGGCGTGACCATGGAGCGCGGCTTCGTGATCACCGATGAGCGCCTGCGCAGCTCCGTGGACGGCGTGTACGCCGTGGGCGACATCGTGCCTGGGCTGCAGCTCGCCCACCGCGGCTTCCAGCAGGGCATCTTCGTCGCGGAGGAGATCGCCGGGCTGGAGCCCGCTCCGATCGTGGAGAGCGGCATCCCCCGTGTCACCTACGCCGAGCCGAACGTCGCCTCGGTGGGCCTCACCGAGAAGGAGGCCAAGGAGGAGTTCGGCGACGACGCCGTGGAGTCCTTGGAGTACAACCTCGGCGGTAACGGCAAGAGCCAGATCCTGCAGACGCAGGGCTTCATCAAGCTGGTGCGGCAGAAGGACGGCCCGATCGTGGGTGTCCACATGCTCGGCGATCGCCTCGGCGAACTCATCGGTGAGGGCCAGCTCATCGTCAACTGGGAGGCCTACCCCGAGGATGTCGCCTCCCTCATCCACGCCCACCCCACGCAAAACGAAGCTCTCGGCGAGGCAGCGCTGGCTCTCGCCGGCAAGCCGCTGCACGCCCACAGCTGA
- a CDS encoding tryptophan-rich sensory protein codes for MRWTGSRTRQVAVTASFLICVLGAISGAGLLGLVPVSDAAGGLLSPESTQLAPASPAFSVWSLIYVALGAYTIWQWWDHSDPRALGWPLAASMLLNAVWIVTVQAGLIRVSVLVIAALLAVLVVVFRRCLRARPRSVVEAAVADGAAGLYLGWVIIALSANLAAAVAGSGGEGIARSAIWATAALAVIALAGVAVAVLGRGRLTVAATMAWGLSWIAVARATGEPASTVTAVAAGTAAAVILLATALARVRTELGSPPAAASEDG; via the coding sequence ATGAGATGGACAGGATCACGCACGCGCCAGGTGGCAGTGACGGCGAGCTTCCTGATCTGCGTGCTCGGCGCGATCAGCGGAGCCGGGTTGCTCGGCCTCGTGCCGGTCTCGGACGCGGCCGGGGGCCTGCTCTCCCCGGAGAGCACGCAGCTCGCGCCGGCCTCGCCCGCGTTCTCGGTGTGGAGCCTGATCTACGTGGCGTTGGGCGCGTACACGATCTGGCAGTGGTGGGACCACTCCGATCCGCGAGCTCTGGGATGGCCCCTCGCGGCCTCGATGCTGCTCAACGCCGTGTGGATCGTCACCGTCCAGGCCGGGCTCATCCGAGTGAGCGTGCTGGTCATCGCGGCGCTCCTGGCAGTGCTCGTGGTGGTCTTTCGCCGCTGTCTCCGTGCCCGGCCGCGTAGCGTGGTGGAGGCAGCCGTCGCCGATGGCGCAGCCGGCCTTTATCTGGGATGGGTGATCATCGCACTGAGTGCGAACCTGGCTGCGGCGGTGGCCGGGAGCGGAGGAGAGGGAATCGCCCGATCGGCCATCTGGGCGACGGCGGCGCTGGCCGTTATCGCACTTGCCGGAGTCGCCGTGGCCGTCCTCGGCCGTGGGCGGCTCACCGTCGCCGCGACCATGGCGTGGGGGTTGAGCTGGATCGCCGTCGCACGGGCCACGGGAGAGCCGGCATCGACCGTGACCGCGGTCGCCGCCGGAACAGCTGCCGCCGTGATCCTGCTCGCCACGGCCCTCGCACGGGTGCGAACTGAGCTGGGATCACCGCCTGCCGCCGCCTCCGAGGATGGCTGA
- a CDS encoding quinone-dependent dihydroorotate dehydrogenase, giving the protein MTWGYHLLFRTVFVRMDPEWIHERALGAIRTAERVPLVSHLTRAIFRKPKPVAIRGLHRPVPGRLGLAAGMDKNASVIAGMDMLGFGFVEVGTITAHPQPGNEPPRLWRELDLTGLRNRMGFNNAGAVAAGAALRALRGSRRGRSIVVGANLGKSKITPLAEAAEDYARSAREVAPWADYLVVNVSSPNTPGLRDLQAVEHLKPILTAVQQAADDAARRDVPLFVKVAPDLSDEDLDAVAQLVLELGLTGMVAVNTTIDHDLGPGGLSGAPLHDRALRVVARLRSALGPEPVIIGAGGLTTEAQARAMLFAGADLLQAYSAFIYEGPAWPSAINRALG; this is encoded by the coding sequence ATGACCTGGGGATACCACCTGCTGTTCCGCACGGTGTTCGTCCGGATGGACCCGGAATGGATCCACGAGCGGGCGCTCGGCGCGATCCGCACCGCCGAACGAGTGCCCCTGGTCTCGCACCTGACGCGCGCGATCTTCCGCAAGCCGAAGCCTGTCGCGATCCGTGGCCTGCACCGCCCCGTGCCCGGTCGCCTCGGTCTGGCTGCGGGCATGGACAAGAACGCCTCCGTGATTGCGGGCATGGATATGCTCGGCTTCGGGTTCGTGGAGGTCGGCACCATCACCGCCCACCCCCAGCCCGGCAACGAGCCGCCACGGCTCTGGCGCGAGCTGGACCTCACGGGCCTGCGCAACCGGATGGGATTCAACAACGCCGGCGCCGTTGCCGCCGGTGCCGCGCTCCGTGCACTGCGCGGCAGCCGCCGTGGTCGCTCGATCGTGGTGGGCGCGAACCTCGGGAAGTCCAAGATCACCCCGCTGGCCGAGGCCGCCGAGGACTACGCCCGCTCCGCTCGTGAAGTCGCCCCGTGGGCGGACTACCTGGTGGTCAACGTGTCTTCACCGAACACCCCCGGGCTGAGGGACCTGCAGGCTGTCGAGCACCTGAAGCCGATCCTGACCGCCGTCCAGCAGGCTGCGGACGACGCAGCTCGACGGGATGTGCCGCTCTTCGTGAAGGTGGCCCCCGATCTCTCGGACGAGGACCTCGACGCCGTCGCACAGCTGGTGCTCGAACTCGGCCTGACCGGCATGGTGGCGGTGAACACCACGATCGATCACGATCTCGGGCCCGGGGGACTCTCCGGTGCACCACTGCACGATCGCGCGCTGCGGGTGGTGGCGCGCCTGCGCTCCGCCCTCGGGCCAGAACCGGTGATCATCGGCGCAGGCGGCCTCACCACCGAGGCGCAGGCCCGCGCGATGCTGTTCGCCGGTGCCGATCTGCTTCAGGCCTACAGCGCCTTCATCTATGAAGGCCCGGCGTGGCCCAGCGCTATCAACCGCGCACTGGGCTGA
- a CDS encoding oxidoreductase: protein MGLFSRRSKGRSRSTTAMDPAPRSGASRKETVEHLRGFVTSRVGVEAYIEPPTANDPVTVVLIATTGEWTRRKVPDEKTGFAVAQELGIPAYDVLRTGYPARMRKWNSRQRQR, encoded by the coding sequence ATGGGTCTGTTCTCGCGCCGCTCCAAGGGCCGTTCGCGCTCGACCACCGCCATGGATCCCGCTCCGCGTAGTGGCGCGTCGCGCAAGGAGACCGTGGAGCACCTGCGCGGTTTCGTCACATCGCGCGTGGGGGTGGAGGCCTACATCGAGCCGCCCACGGCCAACGACCCGGTCACGGTGGTGCTGATCGCGACCACCGGGGAGTGGACCCGCCGGAAGGTCCCCGACGAGAAGACCGGTTTCGCCGTCGCTCAGGAACTGGGCATTCCCGCCTATGACGTGCTCCGCACCGGCTACCCGGCCCGGATGCGGAAGTGGAACTCGCGGCAGCGTCAGCGCTAG
- a CDS encoding DUF4333 domain-containing protein, whose product MSRLMPRSPRRMLRRTAAAMVAAAAAAACNPLGPVPADELESQIEGALASEYGVVPTVTCEEPLPAEAEAQIECVLRAPEAPETFFPVVVTVTEVDSGSGEVSFDIVVLDGPEDELSPEDLGFDPR is encoded by the coding sequence ATGTCTCGCTTGATGCCTCGCTCTCCGCGCCGAATGCTGCGCCGCACCGCTGCGGCCATGGTGGCCGCGGCGGCCGCTGCTGCCTGCAACCCGCTGGGGCCGGTTCCGGCCGACGAGCTGGAGAGTCAGATCGAGGGTGCGCTGGCCAGCGAGTACGGCGTGGTGCCCACGGTGACCTGCGAAGAACCACTCCCTGCTGAGGCCGAGGCCCAGATCGAGTGCGTGCTGCGCGCGCCGGAAGCTCCGGAGACCTTCTTCCCGGTGGTCGTGACGGTCACCGAGGTCGACTCCGGCAGCGGTGAGGTCTCTTTCGACATCGTCGTCCTGGACGGGCCCGAGGACGAGCTGTCACCGGAGGATCTGGGCTTCGATCCTCGCTGA
- a CDS encoding glycerate kinase codes for MRVLLAPDRFSGTLDAVQAARALAEGWRQTAPQDEISVAAMSDGAAGLLDAVHAAVGGELIPVRASGPLGEQTAAAVLHVAPTAPQDGAGTAYVEAGQVLGTQLLEEAQRREAFDHGSSACLASLLEAALDTGASRLVIGLPAMSSVHDGGRGLLEAWGGLTQARERLAGRDVVLALADDIPLLGLHGAGVASGELSVIGPERAQQRERELASWAADREREAQHVSTRRHLLGSPVPGVPGERLATSAGTGAGGGVAFALRLAGARALPGADVVAAAVELRRLVEGSDLVLTGGAVLDVRALADSVTATVARTALPLAIPVVVLAEELHTSRREIAPLGIAGAYEVQERRRSGPSPAEGPGRAGADPRGALSERAARLARTWSH; via the coding sequence GTGCGCGTCCTCCTAGCCCCAGACCGATTCTCCGGCACGCTTGACGCCGTTCAAGCGGCACGAGCGCTCGCCGAGGGGTGGAGACAGACCGCACCTCAGGACGAGATCAGCGTCGCGGCGATGTCCGACGGCGCTGCGGGCTTGCTCGATGCCGTCCACGCTGCCGTGGGCGGGGAGCTGATTCCGGTCCGGGCCAGCGGTCCGCTCGGCGAGCAGACGGCGGCCGCCGTCCTGCACGTGGCACCGACCGCACCTCAGGACGGCGCGGGAACCGCCTACGTGGAGGCGGGCCAGGTCCTGGGAACCCAGCTTCTCGAGGAGGCTCAGCGGCGCGAGGCCTTCGATCACGGCAGCAGCGCGTGCCTGGCCTCCTTGCTGGAGGCGGCGCTGGACACCGGGGCCTCACGGCTGGTGATCGGCCTGCCCGCCATGAGTTCCGTGCACGACGGTGGCCGGGGCCTTCTGGAAGCCTGGGGCGGCTTGACACAGGCCAGGGAGCGCTTGGCTGGGCGCGACGTGGTCCTCGCCCTCGCCGACGACATCCCCTTGCTCGGTCTGCACGGGGCCGGTGTCGCCTCTGGCGAGCTGTCCGTGATCGGGCCGGAGCGGGCCCAGCAGCGCGAGCGCGAGCTGGCGTCCTGGGCGGCCGATCGCGAACGTGAGGCTCAGCATGTCAGCACGCGGCGTCACCTGCTGGGCAGTCCTGTGCCGGGAGTGCCGGGCGAGCGCCTCGCAACCTCCGCCGGCACCGGCGCCGGCGGGGGAGTGGCCTTCGCGCTCCGTCTGGCGGGTGCCCGCGCCCTGCCCGGCGCCGATGTCGTGGCCGCCGCCGTCGAGCTGCGCCGCCTCGTCGAGGGGAGCGACCTGGTCCTCACCGGTGGCGCCGTCCTCGATGTGCGGGCCCTGGCGGACTCGGTGACGGCCACCGTGGCCCGCACCGCGCTGCCACTGGCGATACCGGTGGTGGTGCTGGCCGAGGAACTGCACACCTCGCGCCGCGAGATCGCGCCGCTGGGGATCGCCGGTGCCTACGAGGTGCAGGAGCGCCGCCGCAGTGGCCCGAGCCCGGCCGAGGGTCCGGGGCGGGCGGGCGCCGACCCACGCGGCGCACTCAGCGAGCGTGCTGCGCGGCTGGCGCGTACCTGGTCGCATTAG